In Actinoplanes sp. NBC_00393, a single genomic region encodes these proteins:
- a CDS encoding SAM-dependent methyltransferase, with amino-acid sequence MTDWVPAGIDVNQPSAARVYDYFLGGTHHLPVDRELAGHIAAMTPNIGETMRSNRVFLRRAVRYLAGQGIRQFLDIGSGIPTAGNVHEIVQEVAPDASVVYVDIDPVAVEHSRAILAGVDRTGVICADARDVDQVLGESEKLGLIDFDEPVAVLFAGVLHFIPDADGPAGLVAALRDAVTTGSYLLISHATADGQPPEVIEAQKLSGRTGTEIVLRTGPQITAYFDGFDLVDPGLVFIPQWRPGPGDAVDEHPERVGAYAGVGIKR; translated from the coding sequence GTGACGGACTGGGTGCCGGCCGGGATCGACGTGAATCAGCCCAGCGCCGCGCGGGTGTACGACTACTTCCTCGGCGGCACGCACCACCTCCCGGTCGATCGGGAGCTGGCCGGGCACATCGCCGCGATGACGCCGAACATCGGTGAGACCATGCGATCCAACCGGGTCTTCCTGCGCCGGGCCGTGCGGTATCTGGCCGGGCAGGGCATCCGGCAGTTCCTCGACATCGGCTCGGGCATCCCGACCGCCGGCAACGTGCACGAGATCGTCCAGGAGGTGGCGCCGGACGCGAGTGTCGTCTACGTCGACATCGACCCGGTGGCCGTCGAGCACAGCCGGGCCATCCTGGCCGGCGTCGACCGGACCGGCGTGATCTGCGCCGACGCCCGCGACGTGGACCAGGTGCTCGGCGAGAGCGAGAAGCTCGGCCTGATCGACTTCGACGAGCCGGTCGCCGTGCTCTTCGCCGGCGTGCTGCACTTCATCCCCGACGCGGACGGGCCGGCCGGGCTGGTCGCCGCCCTGCGGGACGCCGTCACGACCGGCAGCTACCTGCTGATCTCGCACGCCACCGCGGACGGGCAGCCGCCCGAGGTGATCGAGGCGCAGAAACTGTCCGGGCGTACCGGCACCGAGATCGTGTTGCGCACCGGGCCGCAGATCACCGCGTACTTCGACGGGTTCGACCTGGTCGATCCGGGTCTGGTGTTCATACCGCAGTGGCGGCCCGGGCCCGGTGACGCGGTCGACGAGCACCCGGAGCGGGTCGGGGCGTACGCCGGTGTCGGCATCAAGCGCTGA
- a CDS encoding alpha/beta hydrolase, producing the protein MRGMWARVAVMLAALTASLAVPVAASAAPAVSWAPCIEEPLAGYQCSTYEVPLDHDLPRGATTTIALARRPAGDPARRIGTVFVNPGGPGGAGRGLVTSAAALLGPEVLARFDVVGFDPRGIGASDPIQCFATDAEAEALLDRMTGVPVTPEQIGETLRANYEYTEGCKRTAGPLLTHMSTLNVAKDLDLLRQAVGDAKLTFVGKSYGTLIGATYANLFPGSVRAIILDGSVDPAQRTGARLANKFARAGGFEIALRGFLTECDRAGLNCAFAGNARAKFERLRDRLRQGPVTSPSLGTVTLDDLVGFTGRMLYDVAAFAEAAQTLQFVHDEIFGDPMVLQVPGPKPLPQAPPVRGWLPDAYSYTSNDAFFAVNCADAPLPREPARYPGFAAAFEAVYPTFGRAEAFSEVGCANWPPVDERYAGPWNRRTAQPILVVNPTFDPATRYEFAVQMTRRLGNARLLTLDGFGHTSDHSVCVDAWYARYLLHGEVPPVGSRCAQDRPPFPAV; encoded by the coding sequence ATGCGTGGCATGTGGGCCCGGGTCGCGGTCATGCTCGCCGCCTTGACGGCGTCTCTGGCCGTGCCCGTCGCCGCCTCCGCCGCCCCGGCCGTCAGCTGGGCGCCGTGCATCGAGGAGCCCCTGGCCGGCTACCAGTGCTCCACGTACGAAGTGCCGCTGGACCACGACCTGCCGCGCGGCGCGACCACCACGATCGCTCTGGCCCGCCGCCCGGCCGGCGACCCGGCGCGCCGGATCGGCACCGTCTTCGTCAACCCCGGCGGTCCCGGCGGCGCCGGCCGCGGTCTGGTCACCTCGGCCGCGGCCCTGTTGGGGCCGGAGGTGCTGGCCCGCTTCGACGTGGTCGGCTTCGACCCGCGCGGCATCGGCGCCAGCGACCCGATCCAGTGTTTCGCCACCGACGCCGAGGCGGAGGCGCTGCTTGACCGGATGACCGGGGTGCCGGTGACGCCGGAGCAGATCGGCGAGACGCTGCGGGCCAACTATGAATACACCGAGGGGTGCAAGCGCACCGCCGGGCCGCTGCTCACTCACATGAGCACGCTGAACGTGGCGAAGGACCTGGACCTGCTGCGCCAGGCCGTCGGGGACGCGAAGCTCACCTTCGTCGGGAAGTCGTACGGCACGCTGATCGGCGCCACCTACGCCAACCTGTTCCCGGGCAGCGTGCGGGCGATCATCCTGGACGGCAGCGTCGACCCGGCGCAGCGCACCGGCGCCCGGCTGGCCAACAAGTTCGCCCGGGCCGGCGGCTTCGAGATCGCCCTGCGCGGGTTCCTCACCGAGTGCGACCGGGCCGGGCTGAACTGTGCCTTCGCCGGGAACGCCCGCGCCAAGTTCGAGCGGCTGCGCGATCGGCTCCGGCAGGGCCCGGTGACGTCGCCCAGCCTCGGCACGGTCACCCTCGACGATCTGGTCGGGTTCACCGGGCGGATGCTCTACGACGTGGCTGCGTTCGCCGAGGCGGCGCAGACCCTGCAGTTCGTCCACGACGAGATCTTCGGTGATCCGATGGTGCTGCAGGTGCCGGGGCCGAAGCCGTTGCCGCAGGCGCCGCCGGTGCGGGGGTGGCTGCCGGACGCGTACTCGTACACCTCGAACGACGCCTTCTTCGCAGTGAACTGCGCGGACGCTCCGCTGCCGCGGGAACCGGCGCGGTATCCCGGTTTCGCCGCCGCGTTCGAGGCGGTGTACCCGACGTTCGGCCGGGCGGAGGCGTTCAGCGAGGTGGGCTGCGCGAATTGGCCGCCGGTCGACGAGCGTTACGCCGGCCCGTGGAACAGGCGCACCGCCCAGCCGATTCTGGTGGTCAACCCGACCTTCGACCCGGCGACCCGGTACGAGTTCGCCGTGCAGATGACCCGCCGGCTCGGCAACGCGCGGCTGCTGACCCTGGACGGGTTCGGCCACACCAGCGATCACAGCGTCTGCGTCGATGCCTGGTACGCCCGATACCTGCTGCACGGTGAGGTCCCGCCGGTGGGCAGCCGCTGCGCGCAGGACCGCCCGCCGTTCCCGGCTGTCTGA
- a CDS encoding gamma-glutamylcyclotransferase family protein, protein MPLLFSYGTLRDPAVQMANFGRELPGHPDRILGFRLERVQITDPRVLAVSRQSHHPILHATGSPADGVDGAVFEVTDEDLLLADEYEVDDYHRVEATLASGATAWVYIAR, encoded by the coding sequence ATGCCGTTGCTGTTTTCCTACGGGACCCTGCGCGACCCTGCCGTACAGATGGCCAATTTCGGCCGTGAGCTGCCCGGCCACCCGGACCGGATCCTCGGTTTCCGCCTCGAACGCGTGCAGATCACCGATCCGCGCGTGCTCGCGGTGAGCCGCCAGTCCCACCATCCGATCCTGCACGCCACCGGCAGCCCGGCCGACGGCGTCGACGGCGCCGTCTTCGAGGTCACCGACGAGGACCTGCTACTCGCCGACGAGTACGAGGTCGACGACTACCACCGGGTCGAGGCCACTCTCGCCTCCGGGGCCACCGCCTGGGTCTACATCGCCCGCTGA
- a CDS encoding spermidine synthase, with the protein MDIVERIITERGELVLRRRDGHYELISNGVFLMDTRSGESERALVREALDRAGPRPRLLIGGLGVGFSLAEAARSDAAEIVVVEIEPVVVGWHRGVLRPYSEGALDDPRVRVITADLTTWLHTTTDRYDAVCLDIDNGPDWTVFAANSGLYEPAGLDLLRARLNPGGVLAVWSAADSPRFAAELDRRIGPTQTVRVPVPRGEPDVVHVASSRR; encoded by the coding sequence ATGGACATTGTGGAGCGCATCATCACCGAGCGTGGTGAGCTGGTGCTGCGCCGGCGGGACGGCCACTACGAGCTGATCAGCAACGGCGTCTTCCTGATGGACACCCGCTCCGGCGAGTCGGAGCGCGCCCTGGTCCGCGAGGCACTGGACCGCGCCGGGCCACGACCGCGGCTGCTCATCGGCGGTCTCGGCGTCGGCTTCTCGCTCGCCGAGGCGGCCCGCTCGGACGCCGCGGAGATCGTCGTCGTCGAGATCGAACCGGTGGTCGTCGGCTGGCACCGCGGCGTGCTGCGGCCGTACAGCGAGGGCGCGCTCGACGACCCCCGGGTACGCGTGATCACCGCCGATCTGACGACGTGGCTGCACACCACCACCGACCGGTACGACGCGGTCTGCCTGGACATCGACAACGGCCCCGACTGGACCGTCTTCGCCGCCAACTCCGGCCTGTATGAGCCCGCCGGCCTCGACCTGCTGCGCGCCCGGCTGAACCCCGGCGGCGTCCTCGCCGTCTGGAGCGCCGCCGACTCGCCCCGCTTCGCCGCCGAACTCGACCGCCGGATCGGCCCCACCCAAACTGTCCGCGTGCCGGTGCCACGGGGCGAACCGGACGTCGTCCACGTGGCATCATCGCGGCGGTGA
- a CDS encoding DUF2332 domain-containing protein yields the protein MKTAMTYAEFAAREAAGESPAYEALAAAVSRDDRLLALLDSLPPAKRQPNLLFAVVQFLGGPVTDPAAFLNFAAEHWPEVESHIRTRATQTNEPARCALLLPVLAALPQPLALLEVGASAGLNLFPDRYSYRYGDHLLGAGDEPVLDCALTGVAPPSRVPEVVWRAGLDLNPLDVTDPADAAWLQALIWPEQEHRRARLRAAARIAAAERPHLVRGDLVDDLPALAAQAPPGVTLVIFHTSVLYQVPEPRRQAFVDLVRDLPAHWVAVENPTVISHGNLPPPPDATLHNVLALDGKPQAWARAHGDGLTWFA from the coding sequence GTGAAGACCGCCATGACGTATGCCGAGTTCGCCGCCCGCGAGGCCGCCGGCGAGTCACCGGCCTACGAAGCGCTCGCCGCCGCTGTTTCCCGCGACGACCGGCTGCTCGCTCTGCTGGACTCGCTGCCCCCGGCGAAACGGCAGCCCAACCTGCTGTTCGCGGTCGTCCAGTTCCTCGGCGGCCCGGTCACCGATCCGGCGGCCTTCCTGAACTTCGCCGCGGAACACTGGCCCGAGGTGGAGTCGCACATCCGCACCCGGGCGACCCAGACCAACGAGCCGGCCCGGTGCGCCCTGCTGTTGCCGGTGCTGGCCGCCCTGCCGCAGCCGCTCGCCCTGCTCGAGGTCGGCGCCAGCGCCGGGCTCAACCTCTTCCCCGACCGGTACTCCTACCGCTACGGCGACCACCTGCTCGGCGCCGGTGACGAGCCGGTGCTCGACTGCGCTCTGACCGGGGTGGCGCCGCCGTCACGCGTACCCGAAGTGGTGTGGCGTGCCGGTCTGGACCTGAACCCGCTGGACGTGACCGACCCGGCCGACGCTGCCTGGCTGCAGGCGCTGATCTGGCCCGAACAGGAGCATCGCCGGGCGCGGCTGCGTGCCGCGGCGCGCATCGCCGCGGCCGAGCGACCCCATCTGGTACGCGGTGACCTGGTCGACGACCTGCCCGCCCTGGCTGCCCAGGCGCCACCCGGTGTCACCCTGGTCATCTTCCACACGTCGGTGCTCTACCAGGTTCCCGAGCCGCGCCGGCAGGCCTTCGTCGATCTGGTCCGCGACCTGCCCGCGCACTGGGTGGCGGTGGAGAACCCGACCGTCATCAGCCACGGGAATCTGCCGCCCCCGCCCGACGCGACCCTGCACAACGTGCTCGCCCTCGACGGCAAGCCGCAGGCCTGGGCGCGGGCGCACGGTGACGGCCTGACCTGGTTCGCCTGA
- the tsaA gene encoding tRNA (N6-threonylcarbamoyladenosine(37)-N6)-methyltransferase TrmO — protein MYEIRPVAVVESPLADPATAPKQGVEGGPEAWLAFHPTVADGLRDLRPGDDVFVLTWLHLADRSVLAVHPRDDPRTPLTGVFSTRSSDRPNPVGLHRVRVLAVDGLRVRVADLEAVDGTPVIDVKPVLDATR, from the coding sequence ATGTACGAGATCCGTCCCGTCGCCGTGGTCGAGTCACCGCTGGCCGATCCCGCGACCGCGCCGAAGCAGGGCGTGGAGGGCGGTCCGGAGGCCTGGCTGGCGTTCCATCCCACCGTCGCCGACGGCCTCCGCGACCTGCGGCCCGGCGACGACGTGTTCGTGCTGACCTGGTTGCACCTCGCCGACCGCTCGGTGCTCGCCGTCCATCCGCGCGACGACCCGCGCACCCCGCTGACCGGCGTCTTCAGCACCCGCTCCTCGGACCGGCCGAACCCGGTCGGCCTGCACCGCGTACGCGTGCTCGCCGTCGACGGTCTCCGGGTGCGGGTGGCCGACCTCGAGGCCGTCGACGGCACCCCGGTCATCGACGTCAAGCCGGTCCTGGACGCGACCCGCTAG
- a CDS encoding RICIN domain-containing protein — MKTARGTRYVAAALVAVLGVAAAPGAAQAKPGDGWRMIERKTTGLVLGISGSSDANGGKVIQWTKDIVGPDKQAAPNQDWLIVDRGNGYISLRNAGTPDWKAMGVSGGRTDNGAPIIQWTYDTSNHDQQWKRVYLPNDTGFFQLKNRKSGKCLAIPGDSPNKGVQAIQYTCITYQLDQLWQWEDR, encoded by the coding sequence TTGAAGACTGCACGGGGGACTCGATACGTCGCCGCGGCCCTGGTTGCCGTTCTGGGCGTGGCCGCCGCGCCGGGCGCCGCACAGGCGAAGCCGGGTGACGGCTGGCGGATGATCGAGAGGAAGACCACCGGCCTGGTCCTGGGCATCAGCGGGAGCAGCGATGCCAACGGCGGCAAGGTCATCCAGTGGACGAAGGACATCGTGGGGCCGGACAAGCAGGCGGCCCCCAACCAGGACTGGCTGATCGTCGACCGGGGCAACGGCTACATCTCGTTGCGCAACGCCGGCACGCCCGACTGGAAGGCGATGGGGGTGAGCGGGGGCCGCACCGACAACGGGGCGCCGATCATCCAGTGGACCTACGACACCAGCAACCACGACCAGCAGTGGAAGCGCGTCTACCTGCCGAACGACACCGGGTTCTTCCAGCTCAAGAACCGCAAGAGCGGCAAGTGTCTGGCGATCCCCGGTGACAGCCCGAACAAGGGGGTGCAGGCCATCCAGTACACCTGCATCACCTACCAGCTCGACCAGCTCTGGCAGTGGGAAGACCGGTGA